The sequence TGTTCGCCTATGGCAGCGGGATGGCGGCCTACCTCACCAAGCACCTCACCGATCCGACCATCGCCCGCCGCCTGATGGCCCGCGTCCCGCGAGGGCTGTGGGAGATGCGCAAGATCAGCACCGACAGCCAGGGCGCGGCCGGCAGCGACGACGCGCTGCAGCGCCGGCTGCTCGCCTGGGAGCTCGCCGGCTACGCGGCCGGGCCCGCGCTCTACGCCAAGTCGCGACGGCGTTCGGCGGGGCTCGGCGGCAGCCGCCCCGCGACGACGGTCGTCGCCCCGGATCTGCTCGGCGCGGCCGCGCTGCCCGAGACGGCCGAACCGAGTGCCGGCAGCCCGACCGGGCTGATCTGCGGCGAGCTGGAGCTGGCCGGGCCGAGGGTCCGGCTGCCGGCGGGGGAGCACGACGGTGCCTACGGGCGAGCCCGCCTGCTGGTCCGGGTGCACGGCGAACCGGTCGGCTACGTCGAACTGCCCCTCGCGGCTGACGGCGACGGGCCCGTTGCCGTCGACGTCACGCAGGCGGTGTCCCTCGCCGTGGAGACCCTGGGCGGGCCGATTCGCCAACATCTGGCCGACGACGGCGTCACCCTGCCGGCCGCGCCCGATCCCGGCGTCGTCGTCAAGGCGGTCCGGTCCGGCGCCCCGCACCGCCCGTGCCGGCGCCTGGCGGGCGCGGCACCGCGGATCAGCGTCGTCGTCTGCACCCGGAACCGGCCGGGGCTGCTGACCGCGTGCCTCGACGGGCTGCTCGGCCTGCGGTACGAGAACTTCGAGGTCGTCGTCGTCGACAACGCGCCGACGGACGACGGCACCCGGGTGGCCTTCACCGCCGCGGTCGGCACCGACGAACGCTTCCGGTACGTGGTGGAGCCGGTGCCCGGCCTCTCCAGCGCGCGTAACCGGGGCCTGGCGGAGGCCAGCGGCGAGATCATCGCCTACACCGACGATGACGTTCGGGTGGACGCCGACTGGCTGTTGGGGATCGCCCGCGGCTTCGCCCGGCGCGACGACGTCGCCTGCGTCACCGGGCTGGTCGGCTCGGCCGACCTGGCGACCGACATCGAGCAGTACTTCGACGCCAAGGTCTCCTGGTCGACCAGCTGTGCGCCCCGCGTCTACGACATGGACCCGGCGAACGCGCCCGGCCCGCTGCACCCCTTCACGGCGGGCGTCTTCGGGACGGGCGCCAACCTCGCCCTGCGCACCGAGACGGTCCGGGCGCTCGGCGGCTTCGACACCGCGCTCGGCGCCGGTACCAAGACCAGGGGCGGCGAGGACCTCGACATCTTCGTCCGGATCCTGCTCGACGGCCACGCGCTCGCCTACGAGCCGGCCGCCCTCGTCTGGCACAGCCACCGCTCCGACCTGACCGAGCTGAGCCGGCAGATGTTCGGCTACGGCTCCGGGCTGACCGCCTACATCGTCAAGTACCTGGTGGACCCGGCCACCTGCCGGCGCGTCGTCGCCGGCATTCCCGGCGGGGTGCGGCACGCGAGGCAGTTGGGCAGCCGTACCCGCGAGATTCCCACGGCTCCGAAGCCCGAGATCATGCGTCGGTTGCGGACCAGGGAAATGGCCGGGATGCTCGCTGGGCCTGTGCTGTACCTACAGGCGAGGCGACGAAGCGCACGAGCGTCCGCACGAGGAGCACAGCAATGACCAGCGTCACGGACGAGGCGGCGGCCGTCGCCGGGGCCGAGCAGCCCCGGCGCAAGATGAGCATGCTTTACCGCAACGGCCTGGCCGGCGTCGCCAACAGCGTGTTGTCGGCGCTGCTGGGCGCTGGTTTCTGGGTCATCGCGGCCCGCGAGTCCAGCACGGCGGCGGTCGGCGTCGGAACGGCCCTCGTCTCGGCGCTGATGGCGCTCGCGACGCTGAGCCAGATGAGCCTGGGCGGAGCCCTCTCCGCCTACCTGCCCGGTGCGGGCGAGCACCAGCGGGCTCTGGTCCTTCGGTCCTACGGCATGGCCGTGCTCATCAGCGTGGTGCTCGGTGGCGCCTTCGCCGTGGCGGCGCCGCGTTTCGACCACTCGTTCCACGTGCTGGCGCCGGTCGGCGCGGCGATCGGCTTCACCCTCTCGGTCACGGTCTGGGCGATCTTCTCGTTGCAGGACCTGGTGGTCACCTCGCTGCGCAAGGCGATCTGGCTGCCTCTGGAGAACACCACCTACAGCCTCACCAAGTTCGTGGTGCTGGTAGCCATGGGCTCCGGCACGACGGCGTTGATGCTGCTGTCCGCCTGGGTCGTGCCGGCCGCCATCGCCACGGTCGTCGTCTCCTCGATCGTGTTCGGCAAGCTGCTGAACAAGCGGGACCCGGGCGCCGAGCCGGCCGCCCTGACCGAGGCGCCGCAGCTGGAGGGCTACCGGCGCTTCCTGGCCGGCACGACGCTGGCGCTCATCTTCGAGCAGCTGGCGGTGACCCTGCTGCCGGTGTTCATCGTCGCCGGCCTCGGCACCGAGAAAGGCGCCGAGTTCGGCATCGCCTGGATGCTCATCCAGGCGCTCGACCAGTTCCCGATGATTCTCGGGTTCTCGATGACGGTCGAGGGCGCGCAGCCCGGCGCCGACGTGCGGCCGATCCACCGGACCCTGCGCAAGCGCACCCTGGCCGGCATGGGAGGCCTGGTCGTCGTCGGGATCCTGGCGGCGCCCATCATCACCACGATCTTCGGCGGCGCCTACCGGCACGGCTCGACGACCGTGCTCCAGCTCCTCCTGATCGGCTCCCTCGGCCGGGCCGTGAACAGCCTTGCGCTGTGCGCCGCGCTGGCCCGGCGCCGGCTGGCTCCCCTGATCGGGATTCACGGCGCCATCGCGGTGATGGTCCCGATCGGCGCCCTGATCCTCGGGCGCTGGTGGGGCCTGGTCGGCGTCGGCATCGCCTGGTCGGTGGCGCAGAGCGTCGTCGCTCTCGGCGTACTCGTCGCCGAACGCCGCGAGGAGCGGTCCGAGCGGGTCGACACGCCGCCCGGACTACGACGCCCGGCGGCGATCGAGGCGAACATCGAGACCACCATGCGCCTCACGCCGATCCAGCGACGATCCCGGTAGCCGCTGCCCGGTAGCCCCAGCCCCGGTCAAGCCCTGCCTCGATCAAGCCCCTGTCGTCCCGGCCAGGTCCGCCCGCTGGCTTGATCGCCGTTTCGGCCCTCCCGCGGTCATAAAAGCGCTCCTGTTACAGCCATGCGAGGGCCAAAACGGCGATCTTGCTGGCCTCGGGGCGAGGCGAAACTCAGCTGGGGCAGTAGCCGGATGATCGGCGTTACCGGGCCGACGGACCCGGGATTGGGCCAATCGGGTTGCCACCTGATGTGATGGGTGCGCCGAATCGCGTGGGTGGCATGGCCTTGCCACGTGGCCAGTGGAAAGGTGAATGTATGTCGCAGAACTCCCCCGTGCCGGGTTGGTACCCGGACCCGTCCGGGGCGCCGGGTACCAGGTGGTGGGACGGCGTTCAGTGGACCGGGCACACCCAGGCTCCGCCGACTCAGCCGCCGGCCGCGCCCGTGCCGCAGCAGCAGCCGACGCCGGCGCCGGCGCCGCAGCAGCCCGCGGCGCCGGTGTTGTATCAGAAGCCGCCCCAGCCGCAGGGGGCATTCCAGCCGGCAGGCGCGCCGCCCCAGCAGCAGCCGGGCGGTTTCCCGCCCGGGCCGGGGCCGCAGGGTCCGGGATGGCAGCAGGGGCCGCAAGGTCATCCGGGCCCGCAGGGTCATCCGGGCGCACCGGGCCAGCCGGGCGCACCGGGCTGGGGAACGGCGCAGGGCAACTTCCCGCCTGCCCCGGTGCACACCGGGTTCACCCCGGACAAGATCCAGGAGCAGGTCCAGCAGCGGGCCGGCGTCGCGCCGAGCGGGCCGGGCGGCGGCACGATCTTCACCGAGCCGGTGCTGGTGGTGAACCAGAAGACCCAGTTCATCGAGGTCACGAACCAGTACGCGATCTTCGACCAGGGGGGCCGGCAGATCGGCTCGGTGGTCGAGGTCGGGCAGAGCACCGCGAAGAAGGTCGCCCGGGTGCTCACCTCGCTCGACCAGTACATGACGCACAAGCTGGAGGTCCGCGACCCGGCGGGCAACGTCATGCTGGTGCTCACCAGGCCGGCGAAGCTGGTCAAGTCGAAGGTCGTCGTCACCCGGCCGGACGGGTCGGAGATCGGCCAGATCGTCCAGCAGAACGCGATTGGGAAGATCCGGTTCGGCCTGATGGTCGGCGGTCAGCAGATCGGCCTGATCAAGGCAGAGAACTGGCGGGCCTGGAACTTCTCGATCGTCGACCACGCCGAGGTCGAGGTCGCCCGGATCACCAAGACCTGGGAGGGCCTGCTCAAGACGATGTTCACGACGGCCGACAACTACGTCGTCCAGCTGCACTTCCAGCTGCCGGATCCGCTGCTCAGCCTGGTCATCGCCTCGGCGCTGACCGTCGACACCGCGCTGAAGCAGGACTCGCGAGGCTGGAACTGAGCCGGCGGGGCGGCAGGCCCGCCCCGCTCCCGGCTCGCTCGCCCTGGCGCTAGCTGCGAATCCCGACAACGGCCGCCACGGCGCAGTTCGTCAACAAGTTCTTAGACATAACGCTGGGTGGCGGGCAGGATGGCCGGGTGACTCCGACATCAGGACCTCCGGAGGCGCGAAAGAAGAACCTTTTCGCGCCTCCTCCGGCCGGGGCAGTCACGCAGCCCTCGCGCCGGCGACTCCCGACGGTGGCGCTGCCCGCGCCGCCGGTCACGGTAGCCGCGCTGGACGCGATCGACGCGGACGACGGTCGGGTGGAGCTGCTCGACGGGCTGTGCGTGCTACGCCCGTGGCCCACCCCGCTGCGCACCCGGGTGACCCAACGGCTGGCCGAGCTGCTCACCGCGGCCGCGCCCTCCGGGGCGCACGTCTTCCCGCACGGCCTGCGCGTCGAGATCTCCGCCCGGACGTTGGTGATCCCGGATCTGGTGGTCGGCCCCGTGCCCACCCCGACCGGGCCACCCGCCGACGCCGACCCGAGCGCGACACCGTCGCCAGCCGCCACGACACCGGCCCGGATCACCGAGCCGCCGTTCCTGGTCATCGAGGTGGCCGACGAGCACACCCGCCGCTACAACCGCACGCTGAAGCTCGACCTCTACCGTGACCGCGGGATTCCGTCCTGCTGGCTGGTCGATCCGGATCCGGCGGGGCGCACCGTGACCATCGAGATCTACGACCTGGTCGACGGTGGCTACGTGCGCGCCGGCCAGGCCAGCGAGGCCACCCCGCTCAGCGTCACCCGTCCGTTCCCGGTCACGTTCATCCCGGCCGACCTTGTGGATCCAGGCGACTAGCGCCGCCTTCGGCAAGGCTCGCCCGTTCCGGCGTCCCCGTGATCGCCGTTTCGGCCCTCCAGTGGTCGTAACCACGTCTGTTTCATAACCACCAGAGGGCCGAAACAGAGATCAAGGCGACGGGCGGCGTTCGACTGCGGGCGAGACCCGCCACCGCGTAGGGCTCGCCCGCAGACCTCAAGGCCCCCGAAGGCCCCCGAACAGCACGAAGGGGCGGCCCCGAATCGGGACCGCCCCTCCTGACGTGCGACGAACTTCTACGCCCGGCCCTCCAAAGCGCCCACCCAGCCGACCCCAACCCGCAGGCCGGCTGGCCCCGAACCTTCACGCCTCAGGCGGAAGGCCCTGACCCTCCGTCGCGCGAAGCGCGACATGTGGGGGGTCCGGGGGGTCATCCCCCCGGACAGGCATCTTCTAGGTAGGCCCCGGCGAAAGTGCCCGAAGGACACTGAGCAGGGTTGACCCCTACTAGAAGTCCATGTCCCCGCCGCCCGGCATGGCCGGGGCCGGGTTCTTCTCGGGCTTGTCGGCGATGACGGCCTCGGTGGTGAGGAAGAGGCCGGCGATCGACGCGGCGTTCTGCAGCGCCGAGCGGGTGACCTTCGCCGGGTCGATGATGCCGGTGGCCAGCATGTCGACGTACTCGCCCGTGGCCGCGTTCAGGCCGTGGCCGATCGGCAGGTTGCGCACCTTGTCGACCACGACGCCGCCCTCGAGACCGCTGTTGAACGCGATCTGCTTGATCGGCGCCTCGAGCGCGAGCCGGACGATGTTCGCCCCGGTGGCCTCGTCGCCGGTCAGGTCGAGCTTGTCGAACGCGCTGACCGAGGCCTGAAGCAGGGCCACGCCACCGCCGGCGACGATGCCCTCTTCGACGGCCGCCTTCGCGTTGGAGACGGCGTCCTCGATGCGGTGCTTCTTCTCCTTGAGCTCGACCTCGGTCGCCGCGCCCACCTTGACGACGGCGACGCCGCCGGCGAGCTTGGCGAGGCGCTCCTGGAGCTTCTCGCGGTCGTAGTCCGAGTCGGACTTGTCGATCTCGTTGCGGATCTGCGAGACACGGCCGGTGATCTGGTCCGCGTCGCCGGCGCCCTCGACGATCGTCGTCTCGTCCTTGGTGACGACGACCTTGCGAGCCTTGCCCAGCAGGTCGATCGAGGTCGACTCCAGCTTGAGGCCGACGTCCTCGGAGATGACCTGGCCACCGGTCAGGATCGCGATGTCGCCGAGCATGGCCTTGCGACGGTCACCGAAGCCCGGGGCCTTGACGGCGACGGACTTGAAGGTGCCACGGATCTTGTTGACGACCAGGGTGGCGAGGGCCTCGCCCTCGACGTCCTCGGAGATGATGACCAGCGGCTTGCTGGCCTGCATGACCTTCTCCAGCAGCGGGAGCAGGTCCTTGACGGCCGAGATCTTGGAGTTGACGATCAGGATGTACGGGTCGTCGAGGACGGCCTCCTGACGGTCGGCGTCCGTGACGAAGTACGGCGAGATGTAGCCCTTGTCGAAGCGCATGCCCTCGGTGAGCTCAAGCTCCAGGCCGAAGGTGTTGCTCTCCTCGACGGTGACGACGCCTTCCTTGCCGACCTTGTCGAGCGCCTCGGCGATCAGCGCGCCGATGGCCGGGTCGCCCGCGGAGATCGACGCCGTGGAGGCGATCTGCTCCTTGGTCTCGATCTCCTTGGCCTGCTTCGAGAGCTCCTCGGAGACGCTCTCGACCGCGAGCTCGATGCCCTTCTTCAGGCCGAGCGGGTTCGCGCCGGCGGCCACGTTGCGCAGCCCCTCGCGGACCAGCGCCTGGGCCAGGATCGTCGCGGTGGTGGTGCCGTCACCCGCGACGTCGTTGGTCTTCTTGGCGACTTCCTTGACGAGCTCGGCACCGATCTTCTCGTACGGGTCCTCGAGCTCGATCTCCTTGGCGATGGAGACACCGTCGTTGGTGATCGTGGGTACGCCCCACTTCTTCTCCAGAACGACGTTGCGGCCCTTCGGACCAAGCGTGACCTTGACGGCGTCGGCCAGCTGGTTCATGCCGCGCTCCAGGCCGCGCCGCGCCTCCTCATCGAAGGCAATGATCTTCGGCATGGTGTCGGAGTCCTCCCACAGGGATATGGCAGTGTGATGGCCTGGCCACAACGACGCCCGCGACGGACGATCACGCCACGACCCGCGCACGAGCACCCGCGGAAGCGAGCGCACAGACCTCCCAGGCATTCCTGGGGAACTCCCGGCGCTCGTGCAAGCGAGTGCACCGGGCGTTCCAGGGGGTCTCCCCCCTGGGCCAGCATGACGCGGGAACCCTGCGAAGTTGCCCTGGGGCAACGAGCAAGGCGTCCCTGATCGTGACCTCGTCGTTTCAGCCTGCTGGCACTCAGCTTACCTGAGTGCCAGTCCCCTGTTTAGCACTCGACCCCGGTGAGTGCAAGCTCGCTCCCCGTGCAGGCGAGCCCCGAGACCGTCCTACCAGCTGGCGCTGGCGTCGAGGGGCCGTGATCGTGAGTTAGCTCTCTGGTGGTTGTGACCAGGCCGGGGTAATGACCGCTAGAGGGCCAAAACGGCGATCACGTCGACTGGCGTGTTCGCCTGGCCGGTAGTGGATCGCTGCTTCTGCCCTGAGACGTGCGGCGGCCACGAGGCCGCCGGAGCGACGCGCTCACGCCAGCAGGGCAGAAGCGGCGGTGGTGCCTTCAGTCGTCGCCCAGCCCCGCGGCCTCGAAGGCGGACAAGGTCGGGGGGATCGTCGCGGTGGGGCCGGCGATGCCGACCAGGGGGTCGAGGGTCTTCAGGCCGTCGCCGGTGTTGTAGATGACGGTCTCGGCGTCGGGGTCGAGCAGGCCCTCGCGCAGCTGGCGGCGCAGGTTCGCGACGGTCACGCCGCCGGCGGTCTCGCCGAAGATGCCCTCGGTGCGGGCGAGCAGGCGCATGCCCTCGATGATCTCGTCGTCGGTGACGTCGGTGATCGCGCCGCCGGTGCGGCGGGCGACGTCGAGCGCGTAGGGGCCGTCGGCCGGGTTGCCGATCGAGAGCGACTTGGCGATCGTCGACGGGCGGACGGGGGAGACCGTGTCGACGCCGCGCTCGAAGGCCGCCGCGACCGGGTTGCAGCCGGCGGCCTGGGCGCCGAAGACCTTGTACGGCGTCGGCTCGACCAGGCCGAGCTTGCCCAGTTCGCGGAACGCCTTGTCGACCTTGGTCAGCAGCGAGCCGGACGCGATCGGGATGACCACCTGCGCGGGCAGCCGCCAGCCGAGCTGCTCGGCGACCTCGTAGCCGAGCGTCTTCGAGCCCTCGGCGTAGAACGGGCGGACGTTGACGTTGACGAACGCCCACTCGTACTCGTCGGCCAGTTGGCTGCACAGCTTGTTCACGTCGTCGTAGTTGCCCTTGATCGCGACAAGGGTGCCGCCGTAGACGGCGGTCGAGACGGTCTTGCCGTCCTCCAGGTCGTGCGGGACCAGGACGATCGACCGCAGGCCCGTGTGGGCGGCGTGCGCGGCGACCGAATGCGCGAGGTTGCCGGTGGACGCACAGGCGACGGTGGTGAAGCCCAGGTCACGGGCGGCGGACAGCGCGACGGAGACGACCCTGTCCTTGAACGAGTGCGTCGGGTTCGCGCTGTCATCCTTGACCCAGAGGGTCTTCATGCCCAGCTCGGCGGCCAGCCGCGGCGCCGGACGCAGCGGGGTGAAGCCGGCGCCGAGGGATACCCGACGGGCCGGGTCGTGGCCGGCGGGCAGCAGGCCGACGTAGCGCCACAGGTTCTGCGGACCGGCCTCGATGGACGCGCGGGTCACCCGGCGCAGCCGGTCCTCGTCGTAGGCGATCTCCAGCGGCGCGAAACACTCGAAGCAGACGTGTTGCGGGCCGAGCGGGTAGGTCGCGCCACAGTGGCGACAGGAAAGCGAGACCGCGGGGTTCGCGTCATCGGTCGTGGAGCCCGACTGGGCGGCGCGCTCGGGCGCAAGAGTCATCGCTGATCTCCTCATCTTTCCCGGGGCCGGCGGTGGCACCTCGGGTCGGAATTGGCACCTGCCGCGGGGAGCCTGCCGTGGACCACCCCCAACAAGACTGGGCCGCGCCCATCAGGTGATCGGCTGACCGGCTCGGTCAGAACCACCTTGGTCGCGCGAAGCGCGACACCGGCGGTCCGGGGGTCGCCCCCCGGGCAGGCATCGCGGCTGTGGCGAAGCTGATCCCCGAAGGGATCAGCGAGCAGGCTCATCCGCTCGGTTGCCGGGGCTTCACTGGGCCGTTCCCTCTGCCCCTCTGGATGAGCCATGTTCAGTTGTGTGTCCGTACTGTAGACCGCCGCCACCCCCCGCGCATCGTCCTTTTGGGCGCACAGGGTGTGATGCGGCTTGCGTCCCACTGCACGTCCGGGCGGCGGCCGGGGTGGCTCAGGACCCGATGATGGAGTCCCCCGGGACCCGACTTCGGAAAGACTCGGGGTTGCCGGACGTTGCAGGGACCAGGCCGGACACCGCGCGGCGGATGAGCTGATCGCGCGGCAACCGGCTGCCAGGAGGAGCCACGCGCGTGAGCATCCGTGCCGTCTACACCGATCTCGACGGAACCATGGTCGGCCCGAAAGGCTCGTTCTTCGTCGCCGAGGACGGATCCCACACCCTCGAGGCGGCGCAGGCGCTCGTCGACCTGCATGCCGCCGGCCTGACGCTCGTGCTGGTCAGCGGCCGGACCAGACCGCAGCTCGTCGAGGCGGCGGCGATCTTCGGGGCCGACGGCTTCATCGGCGAGCTCGGCGCGATCGTCGGCTGGGACCACGGCCGCAGCAGCGAGATCCTGCGCGGCGCGATGCCGGAGAGCTACACCCAGGTGCCCGAGGAGCTGCTGCACGAGCTGATCGCGGCCAACCCCGGCCGGCTCGAACTGCACACCCCGTGGCACACGGGCCGCGAGCTGGACGTGATGCTGCGTGGCAAGGTCGACGTGGCGACCGCCGACGCCTGGCTGCGCGACGCCGGCTTCGACTGGCTCTCGATGCGTGACAACGGGCTGATCGCTCCGCACCTCATGCCGGGCCTGGGCGTGAACCCGCACGTCTACCACCTGGTGCCCGAAGGGGTGGGCAAGGGCGAGGCCGTCGCCTGGGACCTCAGGCGGCGCGGCATCGACCCGGCGGACGCGATCGCGATCGGCGACTCGGCGAGCGACCTGACGATGGCCCGTTTCGTCGGCCGGATGCACCTGGTCGCCAACGCCCTGCGGCACCCGGACATCCCCACCCTGCTCACCTCCTACGACAACGTCGTGGTCGAGAAGGAGGCGGTCACCCTCGGCTGGGCCAGCGCCATCCGCGCTGCCGTGGCCGGTCGGGCTCCGCTGGCGGCCACGTCCTGACGGGCCGCCGGGGCCGTGGTCTGGATGTTGCCCGCGGCGGTGCACCGGCAACTTTCGGTCGGCGACCGCGGCCGGATTTTTGCGCGGCCGATCGGCGCCGACCTGGTCATGTGACGCGGTCAACAGGTCTACTCTGCCGTGTGTGCCAAACCTGACCCGAGCCGTGCTGGCGGGGCCCGATCCGGCGGCCGCCGGCACCGCACGGGTGCTGGTCGCCTCGAACCGAGGCCCGGTCGCGTTCTCCCTTTCCGATTCCGGCGCGCTGCTGGCCCGGCGGGGCAGCGGCGGCCTGGTGAGCGGGATGCAGGAGGTGATCCGGGACGCGGCGGCGGCCGCGGCCGGGCAGGGCGACGCCGCCGAGGGCGGTGAGACCGACCCCGAAGATCCGCCGTCCGGCATCGTCTGGGTGTGCGCGGCGCTGTCGGACGCGGACCGGCGGGCGGTGCGGGTGGCACCGGACGGCCGGCTCGATCGGGCCGGTTTCGACACCGGCGGCGCCGCGATCCGGATGCTCGACGTGGACCGGGTCGTCTTCGACCGGGCCTACAACGGGGTCGCCAACCGCACGCTGTGGTTCGTGCTGCACCTGCTGTTCGCCCCGGCCAGCGAGCCGAGCTTCGGGGCCGCGTTCTGGCGCGACTGGGAGGCCTACGAGGCCTACAACGCGATGTTCGCCGACGCGCTGGCCCTCGACGCGGCCCACGGCGCGGCCGTCCTGATCCAGGACTATCACCTGACGCTGGTCCCGGGCCTGCTGCGCAAGCTGCGCCCCGACCTGCGGATCTCGCACTTCACCCACACCCCGTGGGCGCCGCCGGACTACTTCCGGATCCTGCCGGACCGGGTGTCCCGGGCCGTGATCGGCGGCATGCTCGGGGCCGACCGGCTCGGCTTCCTCACCGCCCGCTGGGCGACCGCGTTCCGGGACTGCGCCCGCGTCCTGCTCGGCGACGAGGTCGAGATCGACGGTGTCGAGACCTGCGTGCTGGACGGCGGTCTCGATCTCGCGCCCGCCCCGGGGCCGATGGCCCCGCCGGCAGCGCTGATCGGCGGGCCGGCGCTCGGCCAGGTCTTTGACGAGCGGCCTCCGCCCGTTGTCGACCCGGGCCAGCCCGGTCACCGGGTCCGGATCGGCGTCCACCCGCTCGGGGTCGACGCCCCGGCGCTGCGGGCGCGGGCCGCGGCGAAGGACGTGGCGGCGCGCGCCGCCGAGCTGCGCGAGGAGGTCGGCGACCGGCGTCTGATCGTCCGCGTCGACCGCACCGAGCTGTCGAAGAACATCGTTCGTGGCCTGGACGCCTACCGGGAGCTGTTGCGCAACCATCCGGACTGGTGCGGCCGGGTCATGCACCTGGTCTGCGCCTACCCGTCCCGGCACGACCTGCCCGAGTACCGGGAGTACACCGCCGCGGTGCAGCGGATCGCCACCGAGATCGAGGACGAGTTCGCCACCGACGGCTGGCTGCCGCTGCGCCTGGAGGTCACGGACGACTACCCGCGCTCGCTGGCCGCGCTGACGCTGGCCGACGTGCTGGTGGTCAACCCGATCCGCGACGGGATGAACCTGATCGCCAAGGAGGGCCCGACGGTCTCCGACCGGGACGTGGCCCTGATCCTGTCCCGGGAGGCCGGGGCCTACGCCGAGCTGGGCGCGGACGCGCTGGTCGTCAACCCGTACGACGTCACGGAGACCGCCGAGGCGATGGACGCGGCCCTGCGGATGCCGCCAGCCGAGCGCCGCCGGCGCGCCGACCGGATCGCCGCGCTGGCCGCCCGGCTGCCACCCGGCGACTGGTTTCGCGAGCAGCTCGCCGCGCTGCCCGCCCCTCCGGCCGAGGTCGTGCTGCGCGGCTGACGATCCCGCCCGGCGGGCGACCGGTCCGTCCTTGGTCGCCCGCCGGGGGATGCCCGTCGGAGGCTGGCCCCGTAGCTGTCGGCCCGGTCAGCCGATGCGGGCGGCGAGAACCTGGAGCAGGGCGACGATGCCGGCCGGGCCGTCGACGACCAGGTCCGCGCGCTCCCGTAGGGCCGTGGGAACCTCGGGGCCGTCGCTGCAGACCGTGAGGCCGGCGATGCCGGTGGACCGCAGGGCCTCGACGGCGTCGAAGGCGGGCAGGTCGCCGAGGTCGTCGCCGGCCATCAGCACCGACCGGGCGGAGCGCTCGTCGACCAGCTCGCGCAGGGCCCGGCCCTTGTCGTGGTCCGGCGGGCGCAGCTCCAGGACCTTCTTGCCGGGCGCCGCCTCCAGGCCGTGCTCCTCGGCGAGGCGGCGCAGCGCGGGAGCCAGCGCGCCGAGCGCCGCGTCGGGGTCGGCGGCGCGCCGGACGTGGATCACCAGGGCCTGGCCCTTGTCCTCGACCGTGACGCCGGGCGGGGCGTCGCGCAGCACCTCGGGCAGCCGGGCCCGCACCGCGGCGACACCGGGCAGCGGCTCCGGGCTGACCGTGTCGCCGGTCGCGCCCTCCCAGCGTTGCAGCCCGTACTGGCCGAGGATGGTCAGGTTCGCCAACCCGTCCTCGCCCGCGCCGGCGGTCGGGAGACCGGTCAGCTCCAGCAGCGCGTCCACCGGCCGGCCGGTGATGATCGCGAGTGTCCCGACCCGGCTGGCGAGCGCGCGCAGCGCGTCGACCGCGCCCGGAGCGGGCGCGGCGTCCATCGGCCTGGGCATGATCGGCGCGAGCGTCCCGTCGTAGTCCAACGCGACGAGGGCGTGCCCGGGCGCCGTGATCAGCGCCGCGAGGGCGGCGCCGCCCGGCAGGCCGAACCCCGGCGTGGGGGCTGAATCGGGCGGTTCGGTGGGCGCGCCGACGGTCGGCGCGGAGGCGGGTGGGATTCGCGGGGCGGGGGCAGGGCTGGTCGTCACGACGCGGCCTCGGCGGCCAACAGGCAGGCGTCCATAGGTCCAGTGTGCCGGTGGCTCCGGATCCGACGCCCACCGGACCGCGCCGCGACGCCCTCCGCTGACGGTGCGTCGCGGCCGACCCACACCCCACCCCGAGCGGGCGCATCCCGGGCCCCGCGCCGAGCCACCTGGCGAGGCCCGCGTCGAGTCATGCGCCGCGATTATCCGCGTCGCGCGATCCTGATCGCCGCTCTGGCCGGGAGGCGGTCGTGATCAGGGCATTCTC is a genomic window of Pseudofrankia inefficax containing:
- a CDS encoding glycosyltransferase translates to MTRPTLDGSEQAAAVPGQTTDTVRPESTWCGEVELSSPDLPSLPRTADGRLFEDARVLIRVHGDPVGYVQLPLAEGRLDAAEVLRQAVDQFGPSIRGHLAAEGLEDADLSPAPAATARCSLATPRATRRRSAAAVPVQPAVTVVVCTRNRPETLLVCLDRLRRLRHPNIEIVIVDNAPSDESTKVAFTSAVADLPHFRYVREERPGLSWARNRGVAEARGEIIAFTDDDVAVDEAWIAGILRGFAQADDIGCVTGLVATASLTEVAERYFDSRLNWSASCAARRYDLVDHREPSPVYPFSAGIFGAGANIAFRRTALASIGEFDTALGAGTAAAGGEDLDIFLRVLLAGYAIYYEPASLVWHTHRSSVDELNRQMFAYGSGMAAYLTKHLTDPTIARRLMARVPRGLWEMRKISTDSQGAAGSDDALQRRLLAWELAGYAAGPALYAKSRRRSAGLGGSRPATTVVAPDLLGAAALPETAEPSAGSPTGLICGELELAGPRVRLPAGEHDGAYGRARLLVRVHGEPVGYVELPLAADGDGPVAVDVTQAVSLAVETLGGPIRQHLADDGVTLPAAPDPGVVVKAVRSGAPHRPCRRLAGAAPRISVVVCTRNRPGLLTACLDGLLGLRYENFEVVVVDNAPTDDGTRVAFTAAVGTDERFRYVVEPVPGLSSARNRGLAEASGEIIAYTDDDVRVDADWLLGIARGFARRDDVACVTGLVGSADLATDIEQYFDAKVSWSTSCAPRVYDMDPANAPGPLHPFTAGVFGTGANLALRTETVRALGGFDTALGAGTKTRGGEDLDIFVRILLDGHALAYEPAALVWHSHRSDLTELSRQMFGYGSGLTAYIVKYLVDPATCRRVVAGIPGGVRHARQLGSRTREIPTAPKPEIMRRLRTREMAGMLAGPVLYLQARRRSARASARGAQQ
- a CDS encoding lipopolysaccharide biosynthesis protein, translating into MTSVTDEAAAVAGAEQPRRKMSMLYRNGLAGVANSVLSALLGAGFWVIAARESSTAAVGVGTALVSALMALATLSQMSLGGALSAYLPGAGEHQRALVLRSYGMAVLISVVLGGAFAVAAPRFDHSFHVLAPVGAAIGFTLSVTVWAIFSLQDLVVTSLRKAIWLPLENTTYSLTKFVVLVAMGSGTTALMLLSAWVVPAAIATVVVSSIVFGKLLNKRDPGAEPAALTEAPQLEGYRRFLAGTTLALIFEQLAVTLLPVFIVAGLGTEKGAEFGIAWMLIQALDQFPMILGFSMTVEGAQPGADVRPIHRTLRKRTLAGMGGLVVVGILAAPIITTIFGGAYRHGSTTVLQLLLIGSLGRAVNSLALCAALARRRLAPLIGIHGAIAVMVPIGALILGRWWGLVGVGIAWSVAQSVVALGVLVAERREERSERVDTPPGLRRPAAIEANIETTMRLTPIQRRSR
- a CDS encoding phospholipid scramblase-related protein — its product is MSQNSPVPGWYPDPSGAPGTRWWDGVQWTGHTQAPPTQPPAAPVPQQQPTPAPAPQQPAAPVLYQKPPQPQGAFQPAGAPPQQQPGGFPPGPGPQGPGWQQGPQGHPGPQGHPGAPGQPGAPGWGTAQGNFPPAPVHTGFTPDKIQEQVQQRAGVAPSGPGGGTIFTEPVLVVNQKTQFIEVTNQYAIFDQGGRQIGSVVEVGQSTAKKVARVLTSLDQYMTHKLEVRDPAGNVMLVLTRPAKLVKSKVVVTRPDGSEIGQIVQQNAIGKIRFGLMVGGQQIGLIKAENWRAWNFSIVDHAEVEVARITKTWEGLLKTMFTTADNYVVQLHFQLPDPLLSLVIASALTVDTALKQDSRGWN
- a CDS encoding Uma2 family endonuclease codes for the protein MALPAPPVTVAALDAIDADDGRVELLDGLCVLRPWPTPLRTRVTQRLAELLTAAAPSGAHVFPHGLRVEISARTLVIPDLVVGPVPTPTGPPADADPSATPSPAATTPARITEPPFLVIEVADEHTRRYNRTLKLDLYRDRGIPSCWLVDPDPAGRTVTIEIYDLVDGGYVRAGQASEATPLSVTRPFPVTFIPADLVDPGD